One segment of Nocardioides sp. QY071 DNA contains the following:
- a CDS encoding S9 family peptidase — translation MPVPPSAPRHPVTTTNHGHTRTDEYEWLRDKEDPAVIAHLEAENAYTQERTAHLADLRGRIFEEIKARTLETDLSVPTRVRGFWYYGRSFEGRQYGASCRVPVSDPDDWTPPQPAADARPDEPALPGEEVLLDLDALAEGHDFFSLGGSSVSPDDQLLAYAVDVVGDERYTVRVLDLATRALHDDVLTDVLGGVTWGGSPDHFYYTTVDEAWRPDKVWRHRLGTAQADDELVFHEPDGRYFVGVGRTRSRRYVMIAASSKTTSEFHVLDAADPQAQPVCFAERTDGVEYSLEHAVVGGQDRFLVLHNATGPEFELGHAPAVPTPPEEWQPLLPHDLAVRLEDVDAFEGHLVVQQRSGGSSQVRVLDLGDDPQSPVTGDRFVEFPGELATVGAGSNPAFEQPTIRVGMTSLARPSAVYDHDLRTGELVLRKQAPVLGGYDADDYEEHRLWATSVDGVQVPISLVVRKGVRGPDGTDRVPVHLYGYGAYEASIDPYFAVARLSLLDRGAAFAIAHVRGGGEMGRHWYDDGKLEHKQHTFDDFIAAARHLVEAGWTTPDRIVAEGASAGGLLIGAVANQAPEAFGGFVAGVPFVDTLTTMLDATLPLTVPEYDEWGNPSDDPVAYERIAGYAPYENVADLPYPPILAETSLNDTRVLYVEPAKWVARLRERAPQADVLLRTEMAAGHGGVSGRYRAWEDRAFSLAWILDRLGLADAEPRS, via the coding sequence ATGCCCGTCCCGCCGAGCGCCCCGCGCCACCCGGTCACCACGACGAACCACGGCCACACCCGCACCGACGAGTACGAGTGGCTGCGCGACAAGGAGGACCCGGCGGTCATCGCGCACCTCGAGGCCGAGAACGCGTACACCCAGGAGCGCACCGCGCACCTCGCCGACCTGCGCGGGCGGATCTTCGAGGAGATCAAGGCCCGCACCCTCGAGACCGACCTGTCGGTGCCGACCCGCGTGCGCGGGTTCTGGTACTACGGCCGCTCCTTCGAGGGCCGCCAGTACGGCGCCAGCTGCCGCGTCCCGGTCAGCGACCCGGACGACTGGACTCCCCCGCAGCCCGCCGCCGACGCGCGTCCCGACGAGCCGGCGCTGCCCGGCGAGGAGGTGCTGCTCGACCTCGACGCGCTCGCCGAGGGTCACGACTTCTTCAGCCTGGGCGGCTCCTCGGTCAGCCCCGACGACCAGCTCCTCGCGTACGCCGTCGACGTGGTCGGCGACGAGCGCTACACCGTCCGCGTGCTCGACCTGGCCACCCGTGCGCTGCACGACGACGTGCTCACCGACGTCCTCGGCGGCGTGACCTGGGGCGGCTCTCCGGACCACTTCTACTACACGACCGTCGACGAGGCCTGGCGTCCCGACAAGGTCTGGCGGCACCGCCTCGGCACCGCCCAGGCCGATGACGAGCTGGTGTTCCACGAGCCCGACGGCCGCTACTTCGTCGGTGTCGGGCGCACCCGCAGCCGGCGCTACGTGATGATCGCGGCCAGCTCGAAGACGACCTCCGAGTTCCACGTCCTCGACGCGGCCGACCCGCAGGCGCAGCCGGTCTGCTTCGCCGAGCGCACCGACGGCGTCGAGTACTCCCTCGAACACGCGGTCGTGGGCGGCCAGGACCGGTTCCTGGTGCTGCACAACGCGACCGGGCCGGAGTTCGAGCTGGGCCACGCCCCCGCCGTACCGACTCCCCCGGAGGAGTGGCAGCCGCTGCTCCCCCACGACCTCGCGGTGCGGCTCGAGGACGTCGACGCGTTCGAGGGCCACCTCGTCGTCCAGCAGCGCAGCGGGGGCAGCAGCCAGGTCCGCGTCCTCGACCTCGGCGACGACCCGCAGAGCCCGGTGACCGGCGACCGGTTCGTCGAGTTCCCCGGCGAGCTGGCGACGGTCGGCGCGGGCAGCAACCCCGCGTTCGAGCAGCCGACCATCCGGGTCGGGATGACCAGCCTCGCGCGCCCCTCGGCGGTCTACGACCACGACCTGCGCACCGGCGAGCTGGTGCTGCGCAAGCAGGCACCGGTGCTGGGCGGCTACGACGCCGACGACTACGAGGAGCACCGCCTGTGGGCGACCTCGGTCGACGGCGTCCAGGTGCCGATCTCGCTGGTGGTCCGCAAGGGCGTGCGCGGCCCCGACGGAACCGACCGGGTCCCCGTCCACCTCTACGGCTACGGCGCCTACGAGGCCTCGATCGACCCCTACTTCGCGGTCGCCCGGCTCTCCCTGCTCGACCGCGGCGCGGCGTTCGCGATCGCCCACGTGCGCGGGGGCGGCGAGATGGGCCGTCACTGGTACGACGACGGCAAGCTCGAGCACAAGCAGCACACCTTCGACGACTTCATCGCCGCGGCCCGCCACCTCGTCGAGGCCGGCTGGACCACCCCGGACCGCATCGTCGCGGAGGGCGCGAGCGCCGGCGGGCTGCTCATCGGCGCAGTCGCCAACCAGGCGCCCGAGGCGTTCGGCGGCTTCGTGGCGGGCGTGCCGTTCGTCGACACCCTCACCACCATGCTCGACGCGACGCTGCCGCTGACCGTCCCGGAGTACGACGAGTGGGGCAACCCGAGCGACGACCCGGTCGCCTACGAGCGGATCGCCGGCTACGCGCCCTACGAGAACGTCGCCGACCTCCCCTACCCGCCGATCCTGGCCGAGACGTCGCTCAACGACACCCGGGTGCTCTACGTGGAGCCCGCCAAGTGGGTCGCGCGGCTGCGCGAGCGCGCGCCGCAGGCCGACGTGCTGCTGCGCACCGAGATGGCGGCCGGGCACGGCGGCGTGTCCGGGCGCTACCGCGCGTGGGAGGACCGGGCGTTCTCGCTGGCCTGGATCCTGGACCGGCTCGGCCTCGCCGACGCCGAGCCGCGTTCCTGA
- a CDS encoding sigma-70 family RNA polymerase sigma factor: MAATMTATVKRTRNTGREIEGRDSVGLYLDEIARTPLLDAAREVELAKAIEAGLYAEHLLAEGRIGRRKGGAPKQATEAELEWIAEEGRKAVTEFINANLRLVVSIARKYGRAQMPMLDLIQEGNTGLIRAVEKFDYAKGYKFSTYATWWVRQAITRGIAQQARVVRLPVHVVEELNQVGGARRTLERQLGRDPEPAEIAAELGLEVDRVLDLMAWGREHVSLDTPVDEDGDTSLGDLMAQETAPGPDLTVLDVEARERLNTLVDQLDARAADIIRERYGLVDGRQHKLADIGVKHGISAERVRQLEREALQKLRRLGDPDMAA, translated from the coding sequence ATGGCAGCGACGATGACCGCGACAGTGAAGAGGACGCGCAACACCGGACGCGAGATCGAGGGGCGCGACAGCGTCGGGCTGTACCTCGACGAGATCGCCCGCACCCCCCTGCTCGACGCGGCGCGGGAGGTCGAGCTCGCCAAGGCGATCGAGGCCGGCCTGTACGCCGAGCACCTGCTCGCCGAGGGCCGGATCGGCCGACGCAAGGGCGGCGCCCCCAAGCAGGCCACCGAGGCCGAGCTCGAGTGGATCGCCGAGGAGGGCCGCAAGGCCGTCACGGAGTTCATCAACGCCAACCTGCGCCTGGTGGTGTCCATCGCCCGCAAGTACGGCCGGGCGCAGATGCCGATGCTCGACCTGATCCAGGAGGGCAACACCGGCCTGATCCGCGCGGTCGAGAAGTTCGACTACGCCAAGGGCTACAAGTTCTCCACCTACGCCACCTGGTGGGTCCGCCAGGCCATCACCCGCGGCATCGCGCAGCAGGCCCGCGTGGTCCGGCTGCCCGTGCACGTGGTCGAGGAGCTCAACCAGGTCGGCGGCGCCCGCCGTACCCTCGAGCGCCAGCTGGGCCGCGACCCCGAGCCGGCGGAGATCGCCGCCGAGCTCGGCCTCGAGGTCGACCGGGTCCTCGACCTGATGGCGTGGGGCCGCGAGCACGTCAGCCTCGACACCCCGGTCGACGAGGACGGCGACACCTCGCTCGGTGACCTGATGGCGCAGGAGACCGCGCCCGGCCCCGACCTGACGGTGCTCGACGTCGAGGCCCGCGAGCGGCTCAACACCCTGGTCGACCAGCTCGACGCGCGGGCCGCCGACATCATCCGCGAGCGCTACGGCCTGGTCGACGGCCGCCAGCACAAGCTCGCCGACATCGGCGTCAAGCACGGCATCTCCGCCGAGCGGGTGCGCCAGCTCGAGCGTGAGGCGCTGCAGAAGCTGCGCCGCCTCGGCGACCCCGACATGGCCGCCTGA
- a CDS encoding helix-turn-helix transcriptional regulator, which yields MAQPEVRWGDVVVTLGGVGVVAVLVALGAQRGLWVSNLHNAVLATTFTLVGALTLAKRPGHAVARQFVAVGVASAVLYLGRQVGLASTDRADAWWGWLGVWPTAVIIGLTTWVVLGFPEGRPLSPTWRRVAVGAVGLALTSAALSALYPVEYGDAAVGTPYPFRLPGPDVAQRVWDVLGPGTYLLLQGLWVVGLAARWRVSDSAVRRQLTVLLATVAVATVLLLAGLVVGGTPTPGLIALGAVPVVAGRLLDRMSLAHVVEIEQAAGRLPELSPRENDVLELMAQGLSNAAIADRLCLSVKTVEPAISSIFRKLGLAEEPASNRRVLAVVQYWSRPDLRRVD from the coding sequence GTGGCACAGCCCGAGGTCCGCTGGGGCGACGTCGTCGTCACGCTCGGTGGCGTCGGGGTCGTGGCCGTCCTCGTCGCCCTCGGCGCGCAGCGTGGGCTCTGGGTGTCGAACCTCCACAACGCCGTCCTCGCCACCACCTTCACCCTGGTCGGCGCGCTGACGCTGGCCAAGCGGCCCGGGCACGCCGTGGCCCGGCAGTTCGTGGCCGTCGGGGTGGCCAGCGCCGTGCTCTACCTCGGCCGGCAGGTCGGGCTCGCCTCCACCGACCGGGCCGACGCGTGGTGGGGCTGGCTGGGCGTGTGGCCGACCGCGGTCATCATCGGCCTCACGACCTGGGTGGTCCTCGGCTTCCCGGAGGGACGGCCGCTCTCGCCCACCTGGCGCCGGGTCGCCGTCGGCGCGGTCGGGCTGGCGCTGACGAGCGCGGCCCTGTCCGCCCTCTACCCGGTGGAGTACGGCGACGCGGCCGTCGGCACGCCGTACCCGTTCCGCCTGCCGGGGCCCGACGTCGCGCAGCGGGTCTGGGACGTCCTCGGCCCGGGCACCTACCTGCTGCTGCAGGGGCTGTGGGTCGTCGGCCTGGCCGCGCGCTGGCGGGTCTCCGACTCCGCGGTGCGGCGCCAGCTCACCGTGCTGCTCGCGACCGTGGCGGTCGCGACGGTGCTGCTGCTGGCCGGGCTCGTGGTCGGCGGGACGCCGACACCGGGGCTGATCGCGCTGGGCGCCGTGCCGGTCGTCGCGGGCCGGCTGCTCGACCGGATGAGCCTGGCCCACGTCGTCGAGATCGAGCAGGCCGCCGGGCGGCTGCCCGAGCTGTCGCCGCGTGAGAACGACGTGCTCGAGCTGATGGCCCAGGGGCTCTCGAACGCCGCCATCGCCGACCGGCTGTGCCTGAGCGTGAAGACCGTCGAGCCGGCGATCAGCTCCATCTTCCGCAAGCTCGGCCTCGCCGAGGAGCCGGCGAGCAACCGGCGGGTGCTGGCCGTCGTGCAGTACTGGTCGCGCCCCGACCTCAGGCGGGTCGACTGA
- the coaE gene encoding dephospho-CoA kinase yields the protein MRVGLTGGIASGKSTVSSILRELGAVVIDADQIAREVVAKGTPGLAAVVEAFGPEMLTADGELDRPRMGALVFGDESARRRLEGIVHPLVFERYAELETAAPADAIVVHDIPLLVESGRAEEFDAVIVVDAPEDVQLERMVRDRGWTEEDGRSRIAAQASREQRRAVATYLIENTGTREDLRRAVVDVFDALSRPA from the coding sequence GTGCGCGTCGGACTGACCGGGGGGATCGCCTCGGGGAAGAGCACTGTCTCGTCGATCCTGCGGGAGCTGGGTGCGGTCGTCATCGACGCCGACCAGATCGCGCGCGAGGTCGTCGCGAAGGGGACCCCCGGGCTCGCGGCCGTCGTCGAGGCGTTCGGGCCCGAGATGCTGACGGCCGACGGCGAGCTGGACCGGCCGCGGATGGGTGCGCTCGTCTTCGGCGACGAGTCCGCACGGCGCCGGCTCGAGGGGATCGTGCACCCCCTCGTCTTCGAGAGGTACGCCGAGCTCGAGACCGCCGCACCGGCCGATGCGATCGTCGTCCACGACATCCCGCTGCTGGTGGAGTCCGGCCGCGCGGAGGAGTTCGACGCCGTGATCGTCGTCGACGCCCCCGAGGACGTCCAGCTCGAGCGGATGGTGCGCGACCGCGGCTGGACCGAGGAGGACGGCCGCTCCCGGATCGCCGCCCAGGCGAGCCGCGAGCAGCGGCGGGCCGTGGCGACGTACCTCATCGAGAACACCGGCACCCGCGAGGACCTGCGCCGCGCGGTCGTCGACGTCTTCGACGCCCTCAGTCGACCCGCCTGA
- a CDS encoding PQQ-dependent sugar dehydrogenase → MVRALLTSLLVAVVVLQTTGSGAAAPSGSAARPTVSVSPSSPRVGEAVRLRTRLPGDGRRPVRIEESVAGRWVRVARTRTDRRGVARAELVATAGPVRYRFRAPAQRSGGRRLPAAVSRVVTVTGTTTPAPEPLPPPPGVTVAVEGRTITATTTGRADRVRFLVDGVAVAEDPVPPWQADLTAASGTHDVVARAIGRGGSTLSEAVLVDVPAPVIGVDSGVADGFAIETVQGGLSLPTSAAVLPSGAVLVTEKAGLVQAVEPTGEGGFAPPREVLDLRDLVRDEGDAGLTGIAVDPGFTDNGYVYLAHVLADPADPADGTADRHSQQVARYTWDGDALDPSSRTVVLGSVTGPGCWADENVRTPDCLPLRGDAHTIGDLGFDAAGRLLVGIGDGSLYLTSNGVRGRLETLRAQDPQVLAGKVLRIDPATGRGVPSNPAYTGDGSDNASRVLALGLRNPFRFGLQGDLLVIGEVGEGSAEEVDVVDLAASAAAPANFGWPCREGAAATDLGDVDDPESPWHACAAVRADGGARAPSYSYPHATGGGSVTGGTVLADPAYPTGTRGRYVFGDYAQNRIWTAHLAVDGDVTGVEVLADTTAAEGPVKFLTGPDGLVWTLSIYTGSLRRIRPTAAATPDRCPEGSFRRTFHDLDGADSVFDLDLDQVDPAWRWVYPYTAAQLPAEPLAEATCEAGIRLEPTSGSPWAGAEHPDERAHPGDRFGTAWRGRVDLAAGTYRFSVRSGEWVRLWVDDQVVHDFYAGSFWAASRDHDVVLADGLHAVRAELVHGDVANASAEVTWTRTGGPPVVALAAPANGYVAATGEVPFTIAASDPDDPHDPDGTVLADGAELAVDFLHYSGGTFHAHPVQRVDGVLAGTVQVSDLHAPGAGVVRLRATVTDSSGIRSTSAPVYVCFPGAAVGPCAP, encoded by the coding sequence GTGGTGCGTGCTCTCCTGACCAGCCTGCTCGTGGCTGTCGTCGTCCTGCAGACGACCGGGTCGGGTGCCGCCGCGCCCTCGGGCTCGGCGGCGCGTCCCACGGTGAGCGTCTCGCCGTCGTCCCCCCGGGTCGGCGAGGCGGTCCGCCTGCGCACCCGACTGCCCGGCGACGGCCGGCGGCCGGTGCGCATCGAGGAGTCGGTCGCCGGCCGTTGGGTCCGCGTCGCGCGGACCCGCACCGACCGCCGCGGCGTCGCCCGGGCCGAGCTGGTCGCCACCGCGGGTCCGGTCCGGTACCGCTTCCGGGCGCCGGCACAACGATCCGGCGGGCGCCGGCTGCCGGCCGCGGTCAGCCGCGTCGTCACGGTCACCGGTACGACCACGCCCGCCCCCGAGCCGCTCCCGCCGCCGCCCGGCGTCACCGTCGCCGTCGAGGGGCGCACGATCACCGCCACGACGACCGGCCGGGCGGACCGGGTCCGCTTCCTCGTCGACGGCGTCGCGGTCGCCGAGGACCCCGTCCCGCCCTGGCAGGCCGACCTGACCGCCGCCTCCGGGACGCACGACGTCGTGGCCCGCGCGATCGGCCGCGGCGGGAGCACGCTGAGCGAGGCGGTGCTGGTCGACGTACCGGCGCCCGTCATCGGGGTCGACTCCGGCGTCGCCGACGGCTTCGCGATCGAGACAGTGCAGGGCGGGCTGTCCCTGCCGACCAGCGCCGCGGTGCTGCCGAGTGGCGCGGTGCTGGTGACGGAGAAGGCCGGCCTGGTGCAGGCGGTCGAGCCCACCGGCGAGGGCGGCTTCGCCCCGCCGCGCGAGGTGCTCGACCTGCGCGACCTGGTGCGCGACGAGGGCGACGCCGGCCTCACCGGCATCGCCGTCGACCCCGGCTTCACTGACAACGGCTACGTCTACCTCGCCCACGTGCTGGCCGACCCGGCCGACCCGGCCGACGGTACGGCGGACCGGCACAGCCAGCAGGTCGCGCGCTACACCTGGGACGGCGACGCGCTCGACCCGTCGTCCCGCACCGTCGTGCTCGGCAGCGTCACCGGTCCCGGCTGCTGGGCCGACGAGAACGTCCGCACCCCCGACTGCCTCCCGCTGCGCGGCGACGCCCACACCATCGGCGACCTCGGCTTCGACGCCGCGGGCCGGCTGCTGGTGGGGATCGGCGACGGCTCCCTCTACCTCACCTCCAACGGCGTGCGCGGTCGCCTCGAGACCCTGCGCGCCCAGGACCCGCAGGTGTTGGCCGGCAAGGTGCTCCGGATCGACCCGGCCACCGGCCGCGGCGTGCCCAGCAACCCCGCGTACACCGGCGACGGCTCCGACAACGCCTCGCGGGTGCTGGCGCTCGGGCTGCGCAACCCGTTCCGGTTCGGCCTCCAGGGCGACCTGCTGGTGATCGGCGAGGTCGGCGAGGGCAGCGCCGAGGAGGTCGACGTGGTCGACCTGGCCGCCTCCGCCGCCGCGCCGGCCAACTTCGGATGGCCCTGCCGGGAGGGCGCCGCCGCGACCGACCTCGGCGACGTCGACGACCCGGAGAGCCCGTGGCACGCGTGCGCGGCGGTCCGGGCCGACGGCGGGGCACGCGCGCCGTCGTACTCCTACCCGCACGCGACCGGCGGCGGCTCGGTCACCGGCGGCACGGTGCTGGCCGATCCGGCGTACCCGACCGGCACGCGTGGTCGCTACGTCTTCGGCGACTACGCCCAGAACCGGATCTGGACCGCCCACCTCGCCGTCGACGGCGACGTCACGGGTGTGGAGGTGCTCGCCGACACCACGGCGGCCGAGGGCCCGGTGAAGTTCCTGACCGGTCCGGACGGCCTGGTCTGGACGCTGTCGATCTACACCGGCAGCCTGCGCCGGATCCGCCCGACCGCCGCGGCGACGCCCGACCGGTGCCCCGAGGGCAGCTTCCGGCGTACCTTCCACGACCTCGACGGGGCCGACTCCGTGTTCGACCTGGACCTCGACCAGGTCGACCCCGCCTGGCGCTGGGTCTATCCCTACACCGCCGCGCAGCTGCCGGCCGAGCCGCTGGCCGAGGCGACCTGCGAGGCCGGGATCCGGCTCGAGCCGACGTCCGGCTCACCGTGGGCCGGCGCCGAGCACCCCGACGAGCGCGCCCACCCCGGCGACCGGTTCGGTACGGCGTGGCGCGGCCGGGTCGACCTCGCCGCCGGGACCTACCGGTTCTCGGTGCGCAGCGGCGAGTGGGTGCGGCTGTGGGTCGACGACCAGGTGGTCCACGACTTCTACGCCGGCAGCTTCTGGGCCGCCAGCCGCGACCACGACGTGGTGCTGGCCGACGGGCTGCACGCCGTCCGTGCCGAGCTGGTCCACGGCGACGTCGCGAACGCGTCGGCCGAAGTGACCTGGACCCGGACCGGCGGCCCTCCGGTCGTGGCGCTGGCTGCGCCCGCCAACGGCTACGTCGCCGCCACCGGCGAGGTGCCGTTCACGATCGCCGCCAGCGACCCCGACGACCCCCACGACCCCGACGGGACCGTGCTGGCCGACGGCGCCGAGCTCGCGGTCGACTTCCTGCACTACTCCGGCGGCACCTTCCACGCCCACCCCGTGCAGCGCGTCGACGGCGTGCTTGCCGGCACCGTCCAGGTCAGCGACCTGCACGCGCCCGGTGCCGGGGTCGTCCGGCTGCGGGCCACCGTCACCGACAGCAGCGGGATCCGGAGCACCAGCGCGCCCGTCTACGTCTGCTTCCCGGGCGCCGCGGTCGGGCCGTGCGCGCCGTAG
- a CDS encoding AMP-binding protein, giving the protein MDEPTSQPTLHPGDRVALLVPGSHAYVDAVLRMLTAGVFPIPLDPRLTPAEQSRILEGLAPTAVVRTTDELAALVAPLPGAGLPLGRPMHCTSGTTGVPKGVWSGLLSPPDAAALVAEERDLWGFSPDDVNLVLSPLYHSAPLRFAMGTILAGGRIVIPGPFDPAAVTAAIEAERPTTMFCVPTHLQRLFAYWDEHGRPDLSSYRLVAHAGAPCPTELKHRIIDAFPPGSTWEFYGSTEGQFTACRSEEWLERPGTVGRARPGRTLTTDPDGTIWCAVPPNACFSYFGAPEKTATAWRDTPDGPAFTVGDLGRLDADGYLYLDGRREDLVISGGVNVYPTEVEQVLGTCPGVLDIAVYGVDDPQWGQRVCAAVVAGPDGPSEEAIRAFAREHLAPPKRPKDYTFLAELPRTLTGKVRRNELRAP; this is encoded by the coding sequence ATGGACGAGCCCACCTCGCAGCCGACCCTGCACCCCGGCGACCGGGTCGCGCTGCTCGTGCCCGGTTCCCATGCGTACGTCGACGCGGTGCTCCGGATGCTCACCGCCGGCGTCTTCCCGATCCCGCTGGACCCGCGACTCACCCCCGCCGAGCAGTCACGGATCCTCGAAGGCCTGGCGCCGACGGCCGTCGTACGGACGACGGACGAGCTGGCCGCCCTCGTGGCGCCCCTCCCCGGCGCCGGTCTCCCGCTGGGCCGGCCGATGCACTGCACCAGCGGCACGACCGGGGTGCCGAAGGGAGTCTGGTCCGGGCTGCTGTCGCCGCCCGACGCGGCGGCACTGGTCGCCGAGGAGCGCGACCTGTGGGGCTTCTCCCCCGACGACGTCAACCTGGTCCTGAGCCCGCTCTACCACTCCGCACCGCTGCGCTTCGCGATGGGCACGATCCTCGCGGGCGGCCGGATCGTGATCCCCGGGCCGTTCGACCCGGCAGCGGTGACGGCGGCGATCGAGGCCGAGCGGCCGACCACGATGTTCTGCGTGCCGACCCACCTGCAGCGGCTCTTCGCGTACTGGGACGAGCACGGGAGGCCCGACCTGTCGTCGTACCGACTGGTCGCGCACGCCGGCGCACCCTGCCCGACCGAGCTCAAGCACCGCATCATCGACGCCTTCCCGCCGGGCTCGACGTGGGAGTTCTACGGCTCGACGGAGGGGCAGTTCACGGCGTGTCGCAGCGAGGAGTGGCTGGAGCGGCCCGGCACCGTCGGCCGCGCCCGACCCGGCCGCACCCTGACGACCGACCCCGACGGCACGATCTGGTGCGCCGTCCCGCCGAACGCCTGCTTCTCCTACTTCGGCGCGCCCGAGAAGACCGCCACCGCCTGGCGCGACACCCCCGACGGACCGGCGTTCACCGTCGGCGACCTCGGCCGCCTCGACGCAGACGGCTACCTCTACCTCGACGGCCGCCGCGAGGACCTGGTGATCAGCGGCGGCGTCAACGTCTACCCGACCGAGGTCGAGCAGGTCCTCGGCACCTGCCCCGGCGTCCTCGACATCGCGGTCTACGGCGTCGACGACCCGCAGTGGGGCCAGCGGGTCTGCGCCGCGGTGGTGGCCGGCCCGGACGGACCCTCGGAGGAGGCGATCCGGGCGTTCGCGCGCGAGCACCTGGCACCGCCGAAGCGGCCCAAGGACTACACCTTCCTCGCCGAGCTGCCCCGCACCCTCACCGGCAAGGTCCGGCGGAACGAGCTGCGGGCCCCGTGA
- a CDS encoding PucR family transcriptional regulator has translation MVTVADLVAMPGLGLRPAEGAPALDGPVLRWVATSELADPTPYLEGGELLLTTGLGTRGWSREWASYVDRLADAGAAALGLGTGLTHDRLPPALVAACAARGLVLLEVPRATPFVAVSRAAAELLQDQEAATTRLALDLQRRLTRAALGLDLRPLVERLAQLLDASVALVQRDGAPAEGPLGAHPETLDLDLVRGEVAGIKGQGLGAVSTTTRARDTTVVRPIGLAGRPELYLAVCLPGGLAEPQRSAVSTAAVLLSLAVERRAERRAADRRLRGRALELLCAGDLRSAEVLLDAAEGGRSVPERLRVVRMTGPEETLGDVLERLEDDLADEGVLAGLLDGELVAVAVPSRIGAVLARAGGLRAGVGRAVPAQDGRRGAETAGHALDRTTAASPVRRWEEVADAGPLALVPEALGHEYAAAFLAPLDDEHRTTLAAFLRHHGSRGAVADDLGVHRNTVRNRLAEIERLTGLDLDDPAARVGAWLALELAAGR, from the coding sequence GTGGTGACGGTGGCCGACCTGGTGGCGATGCCCGGCCTGGGCCTGCGCCCGGCCGAGGGCGCCCCGGCGCTCGACGGGCCGGTCCTGCGCTGGGTCGCGACGAGCGAGCTGGCCGACCCGACGCCGTACCTCGAAGGTGGGGAGCTGCTGCTCACCACCGGCCTGGGCACCCGTGGGTGGAGCCGGGAGTGGGCGTCGTACGTCGACCGGCTGGCCGACGCCGGCGCCGCGGCTCTCGGCCTCGGCACCGGGCTCACCCACGACCGGCTGCCGCCGGCCCTCGTCGCCGCCTGCGCGGCGCGCGGGCTGGTGCTGCTGGAGGTCCCGCGGGCCACGCCCTTCGTCGCCGTCTCCCGCGCCGCGGCCGAGCTGCTCCAGGACCAGGAGGCGGCCACCACCCGCCTCGCGCTCGACCTGCAGCGCCGCCTCACCCGGGCCGCGCTCGGCCTCGACCTGCGCCCGCTCGTCGAGCGGCTGGCCCAGCTCCTCGACGCGAGCGTGGCGTTGGTGCAGCGCGACGGGGCACCGGCCGAGGGGCCGCTCGGCGCGCACCCCGAGACCCTCGACCTCGACCTGGTCCGGGGCGAGGTCGCCGGCATCAAGGGCCAGGGCCTGGGCGCCGTCTCCACGACCACGCGCGCCCGCGACACCACCGTCGTGCGCCCGATCGGCCTCGCCGGGCGGCCCGAGCTCTACCTCGCGGTCTGCCTCCCGGGCGGTCTGGCCGAGCCGCAGCGCTCCGCGGTCAGCACCGCGGCCGTGCTGCTCAGCCTGGCCGTGGAGCGCCGCGCCGAGCGCCGCGCCGCCGACCGCCGGCTGCGCGGGCGCGCCCTGGAGCTGCTCTGCGCCGGGGACCTGCGCTCGGCCGAGGTGCTGCTCGACGCCGCCGAGGGCGGCCGGTCGGTGCCCGAGCGGCTGCGCGTCGTACGGATGACCGGGCCCGAGGAGACGCTCGGCGACGTGCTCGAGCGCCTCGAGGACGACCTCGCCGACGAGGGCGTGCTGGCCGGCTTGCTCGACGGCGAGCTGGTGGCGGTCGCCGTGCCGTCGCGGATCGGGGCCGTCCTCGCCCGGGCCGGCGGACTGCGGGCCGGCGTCGGGCGGGCGGTGCCGGCACAGGACGGGCGCCGTGGCGCCGAGACCGCCGGCCACGCCCTCGACCGCACCACCGCGGCGAGCCCGGTCCGGCGCTGGGAGGAGGTCGCCGACGCCGGTCCGCTGGCGCTGGTGCCCGAGGCCCTCGGCCATGAGTACGCCGCCGCCTTCCTCGCGCCCCTCGACGACGAGCACCGCACCACGCTGGCCGCCTTCCTGCGCCACCACGGCTCCCGCGGCGCGGTCGCCGACGACCTCGGCGTGCACCGCAACACCGTGCGCAACCGGCTGGCCGAGATCGAGCGGCTGACCGGGCTCGACCTCGACGACCCCGCCGCCCGGGTGGGTGCGTGGCTGGCGCTCGAGCTCGCGGCAGGTCGGTGA